The Bacillota bacterium genome window below encodes:
- a CDS encoding PhoH family protein, producing the protein MVELLGYQDQLLKIIEDNFNTRILVRGNEIKIKGDAGEVEAVATVFEELLAVLSSGHQLTPQKVEHTIELIRDKNEKVAPSSIYSDVIITNRRKVIGPRTAGQKQYVDAIRKHIATFAIGPAGTGKTYLAMAMAVKALKDKEVGRIILTRPAVEAGEKLGFLPGDLYQKVDPYLRPLYDALYDMMDAEQFQGLMEKGIIEVAPLAYMRGRTLNDSFIILDEAQNTSPEQMKMFLTRLGFGSKVVVTGDATQIDLPQGQSSGLLVVEKILSGIDGIAFVHLTARDVVRHKLVQRIVEAYKQYDEERGSKK; encoded by the coding sequence ATGGTTGAACTATTAGGCTACCAGGACCAACTATTGAAGATAATAGAAGATAACTTTAATACGAGAATATTAGTAAGAGGGAATGAAATAAAAATCAAAGGCGATGCCGGTGAAGTAGAAGCCGTAGCAACAGTTTTCGAGGAACTTCTGGCAGTATTATCAAGTGGGCATCAGCTAACCCCCCAAAAAGTCGAGCACACTATTGAGCTAATTCGTGATAAAAATGAAAAAGTTGCTCCATCAAGCATCTACTCGGATGTGATTATCACCAACCGGCGCAAAGTAATCGGGCCACGAACAGCTGGGCAGAAGCAGTATGTCGATGCCATACGCAAACACATTGCCACCTTTGCTATAGGACCTGCCGGAACAGGAAAGACATACCTGGCGATGGCAATGGCGGTGAAGGCTTTAAAGGACAAAGAGGTTGGCAGAATTATTCTTACGAGACCGGCCGTTGAGGCTGGTGAGAAGCTTGGTTTTCTACCTGGGGACCTCTACCAAAAAGTAGATCCATATTTGCGTCCACTTTACGATGCACTTTATGATATGATGGATGCTGAGCAGTTCCAAGGCTTAATGGAAAAAGGGATTATAGAGGTTGCACCTCTTGCGTATATGAGGGGCCGCACCTTAAACGATTCCTTCATTATTTTGGATGAAGCTCAAAATACCTCGCCCGAGCAGATGAAAATGTTTCTGACTAGGCTTGGTTTTGGCTCAAAGGTTGTTGTAACTGGAGACGCAACCCAGATTGATTTGCCGCAAGGGCAGAGTTCGGGGTTACTCGTTGTAGAGAAGATATTATCTGGAATTGACGGCATAGCATTTGTTCACCTTACAGCACGCGATGTAGTTCGTCATAAGCTTGTTCAAAGAATTGTTGAAGCATATAAGCAGTATGACGAAGAGAGAGGTTCAAAGAAGTAG
- the era gene encoding GTPase Era: MKINNNGQNEHFKSGFVAIVGRPNTGKSSLLNFLARRKVAIISDKPQTTRHRIRAILNFENAQIVLVDTPGLHKPKDALGAHLNQVARNTLKDVDAVIFMVDASKIIGSGDLFIAGELSGLNTPKILVLNKIDKIKPQDLEVQLEVARQLGRFDDIIPISAITGENVDKLTEKLIGLLPEGPKYYPDDVITDQPERMVAAEFIREKVLELTREEVPHSVAVEVQEMKPRKDGEIVDIFATIFVERESQKGILIGKEGRMLKEIGSRARAEIEQLLGSHVYLDLRVRVKKDWRKEEKYVRQFGYSE, translated from the coding sequence ATGAAAATTAATAACAATGGACAAAACGAACATTTTAAATCTGGATTTGTGGCCATCGTGGGCCGACCTAATACCGGAAAATCTTCGCTTTTAAACTTTCTGGCCAGGCGAAAAGTTGCGATTATCTCCGATAAACCGCAGACAACGAGGCATCGCATAAGGGCAATATTAAATTTTGAAAACGCTCAGATAGTCCTGGTTGATACGCCTGGTCTGCATAAACCAAAAGACGCACTAGGGGCGCATCTTAATCAAGTTGCAAGAAATACCTTAAAAGATGTCGATGCTGTTATCTTTATGGTCGATGCGTCAAAGATTATTGGATCCGGTGACCTTTTTATCGCTGGGGAGCTTTCGGGCTTGAATACGCCAAAGATATTGGTGCTCAACAAGATAGATAAGATAAAACCACAAGACCTTGAGGTCCAATTGGAAGTCGCCAGGCAGCTAGGTCGATTTGACGACATAATTCCAATATCGGCTATAACCGGTGAAAATGTTGACAAGCTGACTGAGAAGTTGATCGGGCTACTACCGGAAGGTCCGAAATATTATCCTGATGATGTAATAACCGATCAACCAGAGCGTATGGTTGCTGCAGAGTTTATTCGGGAGAAAGTTCTCGAGCTCACTAGGGAAGAGGTTCCACACAGCGTTGCTGTTGAAGTTCAAGAGATGAAACCGAGAAAGGACGGCGAAATAGTAGACATATTTGCAACGATTTTTGTTGAACGCGAATCTCAAAAGGGAATTTTGATAGGCAAAGAGGGACGCATGCTTAAAGAGATCGGTTCAAGGGCGAGAGCCGAGATTGAGCAATTACTTGGAAGCCATGTGTATCTTGACCTTAGAGTAAGAGTAAAGAAGGACTGGCGCAAAGAAGAGAAATATGTTAGACAGTTTGGCTACTCAGAGTAA
- a CDS encoding cytidine deaminase, producing the protein MTMNESELIQKAAAARQEAYAPYSGFRVGAALLCDDGRVFSGANVENAVYGLSICAERVAVAKAVSEGCRRFEAMALIADGPTPCSPCGSCRQFLAEFGAETLVIMANTSGEIKRAKVKDLLPMAFTSEQLFNK; encoded by the coding sequence ATGACTATGAATGAGAGCGAACTTATACAAAAAGCGGCTGCAGCGCGGCAAGAGGCGTATGCTCCGTATTCGGGCTTTAGAGTTGGTGCGGCTCTTTTATGCGATGACGGAAGGGTCTTTAGTGGCGCAAATGTTGAAAATGCCGTCTATGGACTATCGATTTGTGCAGAGCGTGTTGCGGTGGCAAAAGCAGTTTCTGAGGGCTGCCGTCGATTTGAGGCGATGGCTTTAATTGCCGATGGCCCCACACCGTGCTCCCCATGCGGAAGTTGCCGGCAATTTTTGGCCGAATTTGGCGCGGAAACGCTGGTTATCATGGCCAACACAAGTGGGGAAATAAAGAGGGCCAAGGTAAAAGATCTCTTACCAATGGCCTTTACTAGTGAACAGTTATTTAATAAATAA
- the mgtE gene encoding magnesium transporter has translation MQERNKILLVAAENLLKRDDIKKVISLLDKLHPADAAEIVSSLPDEYQKRIFETWDIPSAADALQEMDESEQIDIVDLLSTPLVSDILEEMAADDVADLLGGLDKQDAERILASMNRDDAAEALKLMQHKKDTAGGIMTPEFVALKKGMTAQQSIDLLREKAPTAETIYYVFVTNKEGQLIGVVSLRDLIIAKPNQRIEKIMNPNVIFVDVDTDQEEVANVMSRYDLLAVPVVDHEHNLLGIVTIDDVVDVIEEEASEDIYRLGGVVREERLDSSAIESIKNRLPWMTFNLVTAFLAASVVALFENSIDRLAILAVFMPIVAGMGGNMGTQTLTVTTRGIALGQLEFREGMRVVFRQIGVGVAIGAATGLLAALVAYFTNGNPFLGLVLFLSMMINMGVAGLAGAGIPIILRLLKQDPALGSGVIVTTFTDVSGFFTFLGLATLLLRYLT, from the coding sequence ATGCAGGAAAGAAACAAAATACTACTGGTCGCAGCAGAAAACCTACTCAAGAGAGACGATATCAAGAAGGTGATTAGCCTTCTTGATAAGCTTCACCCTGCCGATGCAGCAGAAATTGTCTCGTCTTTGCCCGATGAATATCAAAAGAGAATATTTGAGACCTGGGATATCCCAAGTGCCGCAGACGCTCTGCAAGAAATGGATGAGAGTGAGCAGATCGATATAGTCGATCTGCTCAGTACCCCGCTGGTTTCAGATATACTTGAGGAAATGGCCGCCGACGATGTTGCCGACCTTCTTGGCGGCTTGGACAAACAGGATGCCGAGCGTATATTAGCATCGATGAACCGGGATGACGCGGCGGAGGCTCTCAAGTTAATGCAGCACAAAAAAGATACCGCCGGCGGCATCATGACCCCTGAGTTTGTCGCTCTTAAAAAGGGTATGACGGCTCAGCAGTCAATTGATCTGTTAAGAGAGAAAGCTCCTACAGCTGAGACCATATACTATGTTTTTGTAACGAACAAAGAAGGGCAACTGATCGGTGTTGTTTCCCTTCGTGACCTTATTATTGCCAAGCCGAATCAACGCATCGAAAAGATCATGAATCCGAACGTCATATTTGTTGACGTCGACACCGACCAGGAAGAAGTAGCAAATGTAATGTCGCGCTACGATCTCCTCGCCGTACCGGTTGTCGATCACGAACACAATCTGCTGGGTATTGTAACTATCGATGACGTTGTCGATGTTATCGAGGAAGAGGCGAGTGAAGATATCTACCGCTTAGGCGGTGTTGTTCGCGAGGAAAGGCTCGATAGTTCTGCCATAGAATCCATTAAGAATAGACTACCGTGGATGACTTTCAACCTTGTGACCGCATTTTTAGCCGCGAGTGTAGTTGCCTTATTTGAGAATTCGATCGATAGGCTTGCCATATTGGCTGTGTTTATGCCGATCGTTGCAGGCATGGGTGGCAATATGGGCACACAAACCCTAACTGTTACAACGCGAGGTATCGCTTTAGGACAGCTCGAATTTCGGGAGGGCATGCGAGTTGTATTCCGACAGATTGGTGTTGGTGTAGCAATTGGTGCCGCTACTGGGCTACTTGCGGCTTTAGTTGCGTATTTTACTAACGGCAATCCTTTTCTTGGCCTGGTCCTGTTTCTTTCCATGATGATCAACATGGGGGTGGCAGGCCTGGCGGGTGCGGGTATACCTATTATTCTCAGGCTTCTTAAGCAGGACCCAGCATTAGGTTCTGGAGTTATAGTCACGACGTTTACCGATGTCTCTGGCTTCTTTACTTTCTTAGGCCTTGCAACTTTATTATTAAGGTATTTAACCTAA
- the ybeY gene encoding rRNA maturation RNase YbeY, whose protein sequence is MEILVNNNQDLPIDEVFLKKIARFVLDWEGVKDVELSIALVGEDEIRKLNAAYRGKDYPTDVLSFESGIFAKETPGIPHLLGDVVICPSVAAKQAVDYGQTFEQEMALLLTHGILHLLGYDHENVEDAEQMEKLEREILAGIFATGDN, encoded by the coding sequence ATGGAAATCCTGGTAAATAACAATCAAGATCTGCCCATCGATGAAGTGTTTCTTAAGAAAATTGCCAGGTTTGTTCTCGATTGGGAAGGCGTTAAAGATGTTGAGTTAAGTATCGCTCTTGTTGGTGAAGATGAGATTCGCAAACTAAATGCAGCCTATAGGGGGAAAGACTATCCAACCGATGTCCTGTCTTTTGAATCGGGAATTTTTGCCAAAGAAACTCCGGGTATTCCTCATTTATTAGGCGACGTTGTGATTTGTCCCAGCGTTGCTGCAAAGCAAGCTGTCGATTACGGTCAGACTTTCGAGCAGGAGATGGCACTTCTTCTTACTCATGGGATTTTGCATTTGCTCGGTTATGACCACGAAAACGTGGAAGATGCTGAGCAGATGGAAAAACTTGAAAGAGAGATTCTTGCAGGAATATTTGCAACTGGCGATAACTAA
- a CDS encoding hemolysin family protein, with the protein MPDWLYIALIIISIGISALLTAIRSAIRSVSRIRIGYLAEQDVPGAKTVEQILQHPGRLMSSLILVDNVANITAISLATILASRFLASFVVLVSVTVMLFIVLIFGEIVPRTFGTRHAETLVLRTASFSSALNRVLNPVTALFISVSNIFIRLFGGRPITELPVVTEEEIITMGGAEEEEGVIEEEEREMIHSIFEFGDTIVREVMVPRMDMVAVNVDAPLEEVLSLIIREGHSRIPVYEETVDNVVGIIYAKDLLIQMRKGNIDIPIRRLMRPAYYVPELKKVDELLRELQKKRLHMAIVVDEYGGTAGLVTIEDLLEEIVGEIFDEYDLEETLVEYIDEHTIRMDARVNIFEANEILNANLSRNDIDTIGGFVYSLFGRIPNPGEQVRFENLTFKVEKVIGRRISKILITKEEVHEEKQEEAG; encoded by the coding sequence TTGCCAGACTGGTTATACATTGCCTTAATAATTATTTCTATCGGTATTTCGGCGCTTCTTACAGCCATCAGAAGTGCGATAAGGTCGGTCAGCCGAATCAGGATAGGTTATCTTGCGGAGCAGGACGTTCCAGGAGCCAAAACAGTTGAACAGATACTACAGCATCCAGGCCGTCTGATGTCCTCGCTCATCCTGGTTGATAATGTTGCCAACATTACGGCGATATCGCTTGCTACTATCCTTGCATCAAGGTTTTTGGCGAGCTTTGTCGTACTAGTTTCCGTAACAGTAATGCTTTTCATCGTTCTTATTTTCGGCGAGATCGTACCCAGGACTTTCGGTACAAGGCATGCGGAGACTCTAGTCTTGCGGACGGCGTCTTTTTCAAGCGCACTCAATAGGGTTCTTAATCCGGTGACCGCTCTATTTATCTCTGTGTCGAATATATTTATTAGGCTCTTCGGTGGCAGGCCCATAACGGAGCTTCCGGTCGTTACAGAAGAAGAGATTATAACTATGGGCGGCGCTGAAGAAGAGGAGGGCGTAATAGAGGAAGAAGAGCGAGAGATGATCCACAGCATATTCGAGTTCGGCGACACTATTGTTCGCGAAGTTATGGTGCCCCGCATGGATATGGTTGCGGTCAATGTTGATGCGCCGCTCGAAGAGGTGCTCTCTTTAATTATCCGCGAAGGCCATTCACGAATCCCCGTCTATGAGGAGACGGTTGATAATGTTGTAGGTATTATCTACGCCAAAGATCTTCTCATTCAGATGAGAAAAGGAAATATCGATATCCCGATAAGAAGGCTGATGCGGCCTGCCTATTATGTTCCCGAGCTAAAAAAGGTCGATGAGCTATTGCGCGAACTCCAGAAGAAACGGCTTCATATGGCAATCGTTGTGGACGAATACGGTGGTACCGCCGGTTTGGTCACCATCGAGGATCTTCTGGAGGAGATTGTCGGCGAGATATTTGACGAATACGACCTTGAAGAAACCTTGGTCGAATATATAGATGAGCATACTATAAGGATGGACGCACGGGTCAATATATTTGAGGCCAACGAAATATTGAACGCAAACCTGTCTCGAAACGATATCGATACGATTGGCGGTTTTGTCTATAGCCTGTTTGGAAGGATTCCAAACCCCGGCGAGCAGGTGCGATTTGAAAATCTTACCTTCAAAGTCGAGAAGGTTATTGGCAGAAGGATATCGAAAATACTAATTACGAAAGAAGAAGTTCACGAGGAAAAGCAAGAAGAAGCCGGATAA
- a CDS encoding diacylglycerol kinase, giving the protein MKSRSLLQSFNYAIDGLIYVLRTQRNMRIHFAAAAFALGLALFLKLSTWAFVALIFAIILVMVAELINTAIEATIDLVTTAYDPIAQIAKDVAAGAVLLASINAVLVGYFVFFQKLNPYSLMLLKRVGQSPIHLTVISLMLVMITVIAAKAWIGGGSFLRGGWPSGHSALAGALFTAIAFISQSPLIATLGLGLALLVFHSRMDAGIHSALEIISGALIGILLTILIFQMFYNL; this is encoded by the coding sequence ATGAAAAGCAGATCGCTTCTTCAAAGCTTTAATTATGCAATTGACGGATTAATTTATGTGCTACGAACGCAGCGCAATATGCGGATTCACTTTGCCGCTGCTGCATTTGCTCTTGGGCTTGCCCTTTTTCTTAAATTAAGCACGTGGGCCTTTGTTGCACTGATTTTTGCTATCATTCTAGTCATGGTTGCCGAGCTTATAAATACAGCTATAGAGGCGACCATAGATTTGGTCACAACAGCTTATGACCCGATTGCTCAGATCGCAAAAGATGTCGCTGCGGGAGCCGTGCTTTTGGCAAGCATAAATGCTGTTCTGGTTGGATATTTTGTCTTCTTTCAGAAACTCAACCCGTACAGCCTTATGCTTTTAAAAAGAGTTGGTCAATCGCCAATCCACCTGACAGTAATATCTTTAATGCTTGTTATGATCACTGTTATTGCCGCTAAAGCCTGGATTGGTGGCGGAAGTTTTTTACGGGGCGGATGGCCGAGCGGGCATAGTGCTCTTGCCGGAGCACTGTTTACTGCCATTGCATTCATAAGCCAATCCCCACTTATCGCAACACTTGGATTGGGGCTTGCCCTACTTGTATTTCACAGTAGAATGGATGCTGGAATTCACTCTGCACTTGAGATCATCTCGGGAGCCCTGATTGGTATTCTTTTAACTATACTGATTTTTCAAATGTTTTATAATCTGTAG
- a CDS encoding HDIG domain-containing protein → MIAGFGLDKIKYLLKKVDWRNTNLRRSFLVALIFTLVLATLTIDFLPDRLAGIQVGKPSPKTIKANRDLEFIDFEKTETLRKEAAAQVQKVYNRDWAVESQVIDSVHNFFGLARQVRSNQALTQEAKLDMLSKEIGTTVDKNVLNTTLSISDSDLNYLESVIINQVDQAYRDRITLDNLVNKKSEFRSGASSLTQDKDKNAVIAEIGSLYLRPNFFYDEKQTDRLKKEVMAGVTPVIVNKQKGEIVVREGEIVTSGQVKILKELGLMKRTVDLARLVGLLLFELVSFVALALYLYNFQRKIYDSDRLIAVLAIIFITTIVTAKFVGPFYSFFVIPVGAAAMLTALLFNTEMAVLMTLTLSLYSGLIAGQNYQYTLYGLLTGLFAIYSINNIRHRTDLVIAGAWVTLATTVLALITTLLSGAGWFEVLKNLGWGLVGGISTAVLTVGALPFLERAFGITTDIKYVELSYANQPLLRELMMKAPGTYNHSIMTGNLAESAAEEIGANPLLARVGAYYHDIGKIKRPLFFVENQVGNENPHDHTNPSLSCLIITSHVKEGVEIAKKHRLPKEIIDIINEHHGTSVVAYFYHKAKESIAKEVVNEENFRYSGQRPRTKEAALVMLADSVEAAARTITKPSPGRIEQLIKRIVQTKLDDGQLSDSNLTLCDIESIIKSFTQVLSSLYHTRIEYPSMPVSQTRSLTVHGNPGK, encoded by the coding sequence ATGATAGCGGGCTTTGGCCTCGATAAAATTAAATATCTTTTAAAAAAGGTTGATTGGAGAAACACGAATCTTCGTCGGTCATTTCTCGTCGCACTTATCTTCACGCTTGTTCTCGCCACTCTAACAATTGATTTTTTACCGGATAGGCTTGCCGGCATTCAGGTCGGCAAGCCAAGTCCAAAAACAATTAAGGCTAACCGTGACCTTGAATTTATTGATTTTGAAAAAACCGAAACTCTTCGTAAAGAGGCCGCTGCACAAGTGCAAAAGGTATACAACCGGGATTGGGCGGTTGAGTCTCAGGTCATTGATTCGGTTCATAACTTTTTTGGTTTAGCCAGACAGGTGAGGTCAAACCAGGCGCTTACCCAGGAAGCCAAGCTTGATATGCTCTCCAAAGAGATCGGCACAACGGTTGATAAAAATGTGCTGAATACCACCCTCTCGATATCTGATAGCGACTTGAATTATCTCGAATCAGTGATTATAAACCAGGTGGACCAGGCCTACCGCGATCGCATAACATTGGATAATCTAGTTAACAAGAAAAGCGAATTTCGAAGCGGTGCAAGCAGTCTGACTCAGGATAAGGACAAAAATGCAGTAATCGCAGAAATAGGCTCGCTGTATCTAAGACCAAACTTCTTCTATGATGAGAAGCAAACCGACAGGCTAAAGAAAGAAGTCATGGCCGGGGTTACGCCTGTCATCGTGAACAAACAAAAGGGCGAAATAGTTGTCCGGGAAGGCGAGATTGTTACCAGCGGGCAGGTTAAAATACTAAAAGAACTCGGTTTAATGAAGAGAACTGTCGATCTTGCGAGACTGGTTGGTCTGCTGCTATTTGAACTAGTATCTTTTGTGGCGCTTGCCTTGTATCTATACAACTTCCAGCGCAAGATATATGATAGCGATCGCTTAATAGCTGTGCTGGCTATTATATTTATAACTACCATTGTGACCGCAAAGTTTGTAGGGCCGTTTTACTCGTTTTTTGTAATACCAGTTGGTGCGGCTGCGATGCTTACAGCACTTCTTTTTAACACCGAAATGGCTGTGTTAATGACCCTCACATTAAGTCTGTACTCAGGGCTTATCGCCGGACAGAATTATCAATATACACTTTATGGGTTACTTACAGGGTTATTTGCAATCTACTCGATCAACAACATCAGGCACCGAACTGACCTTGTTATTGCAGGCGCCTGGGTTACACTTGCCACTACAGTTCTTGCCCTTATAACTACTCTACTTAGTGGCGCAGGGTGGTTTGAAGTGCTTAAAAATTTAGGGTGGGGTCTGGTCGGTGGTATATCAACAGCCGTTCTTACCGTTGGGGCACTACCTTTCCTTGAGCGGGCATTTGGTATTACAACAGATATAAAATACGTCGAGCTATCCTATGCAAATCAACCCCTTCTCAGGGAACTTATGATGAAGGCGCCGGGAACTTATAACCACAGCATTATGACCGGCAATCTAGCTGAAAGTGCGGCCGAAGAAATAGGGGCGAACCCGCTTCTTGCCAGAGTTGGTGCGTATTACCATGATATCGGCAAGATAAAAAGGCCGCTTTTCTTTGTTGAGAACCAGGTTGGCAATGAGAATCCACACGACCACACAAACCCGAGTTTAAGCTGCTTGATCATCACATCTCACGTTAAAGAGGGAGTGGAGATAGCAAAGAAACACCGTTTGCCAAAGGAAATCATAGATATAATAAACGAGCATCATGGTACAAGTGTGGTTGCCTACTTCTACCACAAAGCAAAAGAGAGTATAGCAAAAGAAGTAGTTAACGAAGAAAACTTCAGGTATTCAGGCCAGCGCCCGCGAACTAAAGAGGCTGCTTTGGTTATGCTTGCAGACTCGGTTGAGGCCGCCGCTAGGACAATAACAAAACCGTCACCTGGCAGAATTGAGCAGTTGATCAAGAGGATAGTACAAACTAAGCTGGATGACGGTCAGCTTAGCGATAGTAATCTTACTCTATGCGATATCGAGAGTATAATCAAAAGCTTTACACAGGTGCTAAGCAGCCTGTACCATACGAGAATTGAGTATCCGTCTATGCCTGTATCGCAAACTAGGAGTTTGACCGTTCATGGAAATCCTGGTAAATAA
- a CDS encoding GNAT family N-acetyltransferase gives MENERISVERITNFNPQLVAELTQIEAEAFGEGGLNYWTFPVLIRHGAVYVLRCNKTICGVADVIKDWIDPELAFIVGFSIREGERGRGLGYRFLTGIIEELRGDGIRKIQLTVDPKSERAIRLYRKAGFKQIAKLTDEYGPAVDRLLYELELKD, from the coding sequence ATGGAAAATGAGCGAATTTCTGTTGAGCGCATTACTAACTTTAACCCACAACTTGTTGCGGAACTTACGCAAATAGAGGCTGAAGCGTTTGGCGAAGGTGGACTTAATTACTGGACATTTCCAGTTCTTATTCGACACGGCGCGGTCTATGTGTTAAGGTGCAACAAAACAATTTGTGGGGTAGCAGATGTAATCAAAGACTGGATAGACCCCGAGCTTGCTTTCATTGTAGGTTTTTCGATTAGAGAGGGTGAGCGTGGCAGGGGTCTTGGGTACAGGTTCCTAACCGGGATAATAGAAGAACTCCGAGGTGATGGTATAAGGAAAATACAACTTACGGTCGATCCGAAGAGCGAACGGGCAATTCGTCTTTATCGTAAGGCAGGTTTTAAGCAAATTGCGAAGCTTACCGACGAGTATGGACCTGCAGTAGACAGATTATTATACGAACTGGAATTGAAAGATTGA
- a CDS encoding GatB/YqeY domain-containing protein: protein MSLKDRLSEDLKSAMRAAPSDVSQKIRVSTIRFLNAEIKNAEITKKSQLTDEEIVEIIQKQIKRRREAVEQYRKGNREDLAEKEESEAKILASYLPKQLTDDEIRELAKRAIKDTGATSIKEMGRVMSKLMPEVRGRADGKRVNEIVSELLKG from the coding sequence TTGTCACTTAAAGACCGTTTAAGCGAGGATTTAAAATCAGCAATGCGTGCTGCGCCTTCTGATGTTAGTCAGAAGATTAGGGTTTCAACGATCCGTTTCCTCAATGCCGAGATCAAAAATGCCGAAATAACAAAAAAGAGCCAGCTTACAGACGAGGAAATCGTTGAGATAATCCAAAAGCAGATCAAGCGCAGAAGAGAAGCTGTTGAGCAGTATAGGAAGGGAAATCGTGAGGATTTGGCGGAGAAAGAGGAGAGCGAAGCCAAAATCCTTGCCAGCTATCTGCCGAAACAGCTCACCGACGATGAAATCCGGGAGCTTGCAAAGAGGGCCATTAAAGATACGGGGGCTACGTCTATAAAAGAGATGGGCAGAGTTATGAGCAAGCTAATGCCCGAGGTTAGAGGCAGAGCTGATGGTAAAAGGGTCAATGAGATTGTTTCGGAGCTATTAAAAGGTTAG
- a CDS encoding histidine triad nucleotide-binding protein, which produces MAEDLFCKMVAGEIPVDKVYEDEDILAFRDIRPQAPTHILIIPKKHIAMLADATEKDEELLGKLLFAASKIAKQEGIAESGYRVVINNGPDSGQEVYHIHIHLLGGRKLGWPPG; this is translated from the coding sequence ATGGCAGAAGACCTTTTTTGTAAAATGGTTGCTGGGGAAATTCCAGTCGATAAGGTTTACGAGGACGAAGATATACTTGCTTTTCGCGATATCAGACCGCAGGCTCCTACCCATATCTTAATTATCCCTAAAAAGCATATCGCAATGCTTGCAGATGCCACCGAAAAGGATGAAGAGTTGCTCGGCAAGTTGCTGTTTGCGGCCAGTAAAATCGCTAAACAGGAGGGAATCGCAGAAAGCGGCTATAGGGTTGTTATAAATAACGGACCTGATTCCGGGCAGGAAGTCTATCATATCCACATCCACCTCTTAGGTGGGAGGAAGCTGGGCTGGCCACCAGGATAA